In a genomic window of Streptomyces sp. SJL17-4:
- a CDS encoding flotillin family protein — MDAITLGIGVLVAVVLLITVTLLFAVSRLFRKVEQGKALIVSKMRKVDVTFTGQVVLPVLHKAEVMDISVKTIEISRTGRDGLICRDNIRADIRISFFVRVNKTVEDVIKVAQAIGTARASDKETLQELFNAKFSEALKTVGKQLDFTDLYTKREELRFRIIEIIGIDLNGYSLEDAAIDYLEQTPLAQLDAGNILDAQGIRKITELTAVENVRTNELRQHEQKEITRQNVDAREAILELERRQADAEIKQKREIDTVRAREEAETARVMEEERLRAQSAFLKTEEQLGIQRENQAREVAVAQKNRERVIAVENERIEKDRLLEVIARDRETELTRISAEKEVEAERRDIAEVIRERIAVDRTVAEQEESIKRLRTVEEAERTRQAVVIAAEAEAQERLVKDIKAAEAAEQAAVHRAAEELTLAEARNKAADMEARAKIRLAEGVQAEAAAEGLAAAQVREKEADAIEKTGRAEADATEARLRAEAEGLRAKALAEATAIGEKLKAEAEGLNQKAIAVAAFDEASRTHEEYRLRLEAEKEIRLAGLDVQRQVAEAQATVLATGLEHADISIVGGESVFLDRLVQSIALGKSVDGFMDHSRTAQTLAGPWLNGSGAFTEDLTKVLGSLSTADVQNLSVSALLAKVMKSGVLDVAAPAGTEALNGAAKG; from the coding sequence ATGGATGCCATCACCCTGGGCATCGGCGTGCTCGTCGCCGTTGTCCTGCTCATCACCGTCACGCTGCTGTTCGCGGTCAGCCGGCTGTTCCGCAAGGTGGAGCAGGGCAAGGCGCTGATCGTCTCCAAGATGCGGAAGGTCGACGTCACCTTCACCGGGCAGGTCGTCCTGCCCGTGCTGCACAAGGCCGAGGTCATGGACATCTCGGTGAAGACCATCGAGATCTCCCGGACAGGCAGGGACGGCCTGATCTGCCGGGACAACATCCGCGCCGACATCCGGATCTCGTTCTTCGTCCGGGTCAACAAGACGGTCGAGGACGTCATCAAGGTCGCCCAGGCCATCGGCACCGCCCGCGCCAGCGACAAGGAGACACTGCAGGAGCTGTTCAACGCCAAGTTCTCCGAGGCGCTCAAGACGGTCGGAAAGCAGCTGGACTTCACCGATCTATACACCAAGCGCGAGGAGTTGCGGTTCCGGATCATCGAGATCATCGGGATCGACCTCAACGGCTACAGCCTGGAGGACGCGGCGATCGACTACCTGGAGCAGACGCCTCTCGCCCAGCTCGACGCCGGCAACATCCTCGACGCCCAGGGCATCCGCAAGATCACCGAGCTGACGGCGGTCGAGAACGTCCGCACCAACGAGCTGCGGCAGCACGAGCAGAAGGAGATCACCCGGCAGAACGTCGACGCCCGCGAAGCCATCCTGGAGCTGGAGCGGCGCCAGGCCGACGCCGAGATCAAGCAGAAGCGCGAGATCGACACCGTACGGGCCCGGGAGGAGGCCGAGACCGCCCGCGTCATGGAGGAGGAGCGGCTGCGCGCGCAGAGCGCGTTCCTCAAGACGGAGGAACAGCTCGGGATCCAGCGCGAGAACCAGGCCCGTGAGGTCGCGGTCGCGCAGAAGAACCGCGAACGGGTCATCGCGGTGGAGAACGAGCGGATCGAGAAGGACCGGCTTCTGGAGGTCATCGCCCGGGACCGGGAGACCGAGCTGACCCGAATCTCCGCCGAGAAGGAGGTCGAGGCGGAGCGCCGGGACATCGCCGAGGTGATCCGCGAGCGGATCGCGGTGGACAGGACGGTCGCCGAGCAGGAGGAGTCCATCAAGCGACTGCGTACGGTCGAGGAGGCCGAGCGGACCCGGCAGGCCGTCGTCATCGCCGCCGAGGCCGAGGCGCAGGAGAGGCTGGTCAAGGACATCAAGGCCGCCGAGGCGGCCGAGCAGGCCGCCGTCCACCGGGCGGCGGAGGAGCTGACCCTCGCGGAGGCCCGGAACAAGGCGGCCGACATGGAGGCCCGTGCCAAGATCCGCCTTGCGGAGGGTGTCCAGGCGGAGGCGGCGGCCGAAGGACTCGCCGCCGCGCAGGTACGGGAGAAGGAAGCCGACGCGATCGAGAAGACTGGCCGCGCCGAGGCGGACGCCACCGAGGCACGGCTGCGTGCCGAGGCCGAGGGCCTGCGGGCCAAGGCGCTCGCCGAGGCCACCGCGATCGGCGAGAAGCTGAAGGCGGAGGCCGAGGGGCTCAACCAGAAGGCGATCGCCGTGGCCGCGTTCGACGAGGCGTCCCGTACTCACGAGGAGTACCGGCTGCGCCTGGAGGCGGAGAAGGAGATCCGGCTCGCCGGGCTCGACGTGCAGCGCCAGGTCGCCGAGGCGCAGGCCACCGTGCTGGCGACCGGTCTGGAGCACGCCGACATCAGCATCGTCGGCGGGGAGTCGGTCTTCCTCGACCGCCTGGTCCAGTCGATCGCCCTCGGAAAGTCCGTCGACGGGTTCATGGACCACAGCCGGACCGCGCAGACGCTCGCCGGCCCTTGGCTGAACGGCTCGGGCGCCTTCACCGAGGACCTGACCAAGGTGCTCGGCTCGCTGTCCACCGCCGACGTGCAGAACCTCAGCGTGTCCGCACTACTGGCCAAGGTCATGAAGTCCGGGGTCCTGGACGTGGCGGCCCCGGCCGGCACCGAGGCGCTGAACGGCGCCGCCAAGGGCTGA
- a CDS encoding alanine/glycine:cation symporter family protein, protein MSLDSLTQSVDDAVSGFFEPIAKWLGEIVFYSVPVGGTALPLIVAWLVVAGLVFTGWFGFVQLRKFKLAVNVVRGKYDEKGSAGEVNHFQALTAAVSGTVGLGNIAGVAVAVSIGGPGATFWMILCGLLGMATKFVEVTLGVKYREVHADGTVSGGPMHYLPKGLADRFGKNGKTLGKVLAVLASFMVLFFGLFGGNLFQVNQSYAQLVSVTGGESGLMGGSAGALFFGILIAALVGIVLLGGIRSIASVTSKLVPAMAGIYIAACLVVILVNVSAVPTAISTIIEGAFNPQGVAGGVLGALIIGFKRAAFSNEAGLGSAPIAHSAVKTKHPASEGLVALLEPFIDTVVICTMTALTIVIANPASWAEARAGESIGGVTITSDAFATVLPWFPYILTIAVMLFAISTVLTWGYYCMKAWTHLFGRSRTSELTFKVLYTLFAVAGSLLTLQTLIDMADAVLFMLAVINIIGLYLLAPVVKRELNSFLAFVKRRDAGLDTDEDTDQEPVKTTV, encoded by the coding sequence GTGTCGCTCGATTCCCTCACCCAGTCCGTGGACGACGCCGTCAGCGGCTTCTTCGAGCCCATAGCCAAATGGCTGGGCGAGATCGTCTTCTACTCCGTCCCCGTCGGGGGTACGGCCCTTCCGCTGATCGTGGCCTGGCTCGTCGTCGCCGGCCTGGTCTTCACCGGCTGGTTCGGCTTCGTGCAGCTGCGCAAGTTCAAGCTCGCCGTGAACGTGGTGCGGGGCAAGTACGACGAGAAGGGGTCGGCCGGTGAGGTCAACCACTTCCAGGCGCTGACCGCCGCCGTCTCCGGCACCGTGGGCCTCGGCAACATCGCCGGTGTGGCCGTCGCCGTCTCCATCGGCGGCCCCGGCGCCACGTTCTGGATGATCCTGTGTGGCCTGCTCGGCATGGCCACCAAGTTCGTCGAGGTCACCCTCGGCGTGAAGTACCGCGAGGTGCACGCCGACGGCACCGTCTCCGGCGGCCCCATGCACTACCTGCCCAAGGGCCTCGCCGACCGCTTCGGCAAGAACGGCAAGACCCTCGGCAAGGTCCTCGCCGTCCTCGCCTCCTTCATGGTCCTGTTCTTCGGCCTCTTCGGCGGCAACCTCTTCCAGGTCAACCAGTCCTACGCCCAGCTCGTCTCCGTCACCGGCGGCGAGAGCGGTCTGATGGGCGGCTCCGCGGGCGCCCTGTTCTTCGGCATCCTCATCGCCGCCCTCGTCGGCATCGTGCTCCTCGGCGGCATCCGCTCCATCGCCTCCGTCACCAGCAAGCTCGTGCCCGCCATGGCCGGCATCTACATCGCCGCCTGCCTGGTCGTCATCCTGGTCAACGTCTCCGCCGTCCCGACCGCGATCTCCACGATCATCGAAGGTGCCTTCAACCCCCAGGGCGTCGCCGGCGGTGTCCTCGGCGCGCTGATCATCGGCTTCAAGCGGGCCGCGTTCTCCAACGAGGCCGGCCTCGGCTCCGCCCCGATCGCCCACTCGGCCGTGAAGACCAAGCACCCCGCGAGCGAGGGCCTGGTCGCCCTGCTCGAGCCGTTCATCGACACGGTCGTCATCTGCACCATGACCGCCCTGACCATCGTCATCGCCAACCCCGCCAGCTGGGCCGAGGCCCGCGCCGGCGAGTCCATCGGCGGCGTGACGATCACCTCCGACGCCTTCGCGACGGTCCTGCCCTGGTTCCCGTACATCCTGACCATCGCGGTCATGCTGTTCGCCATCTCCACGGTGCTGACCTGGGGCTACTACTGCATGAAGGCGTGGACGCACCTGTTCGGCCGCTCCCGGACCAGCGAGCTGACCTTCAAGGTTCTCTACACCCTGTTCGCGGTGGCCGGCTCGCTGCTGACCCTGCAGACCCTGATCGACATGGCCGACGCGGTGCTCTTCATGCTCGCCGTCATCAACATCATCGGCCTCTACCTCCTCGCCCCGGTCGTCAAGCGGGAGCTGAACTCCTTCCTCGCCTTCGTGAAGAGGCGCGACGCCGGCCTCGACACGGACGAGGACACCGACCAGGAGCCGGTGAAGACCACCGTCTGA
- the htpX gene encoding zinc metalloprotease HtpX, producing the protein MPVARSHSHYVPDRGLTTRMVTTMFLIGLLYVVFVGVLLVLLRGSWPIILLIAGGLFIAQFWFSDRIAALGMGAREVTPEQAPELHGAVDRICALADMPKPRVAIADSDVPNAFATGRSEKTALVCATTGLLRRLEPEELEGVLAHELSHVAHRDVAVMTIASFLGVLSGVMVRVALYSGLGRSRDSNTAIAVILVPVVSAVVYVISFLLTRLLSRYRELSADRAAAMLTGRPSALAAALTKVTGEMARIPTRDLRKAEPFNAFWFAPAFSSRESLSRLFSSHPTLEQRLDQLGRISAQLGRP; encoded by the coding sequence ATGCCCGTCGCCCGGTCACATTCGCACTATGTCCCGGATCGGGGACTCACCACCCGCATGGTCACGACGATGTTCCTGATCGGGCTGCTCTACGTCGTCTTCGTCGGCGTCCTGCTGGTTCTCCTCCGGGGCTCGTGGCCCATCATCCTGCTGATCGCGGGCGGGCTGTTCATCGCGCAGTTCTGGTTCAGCGACCGGATCGCGGCCCTCGGCATGGGGGCCCGTGAGGTCACCCCCGAGCAGGCGCCCGAGCTGCACGGCGCCGTGGACCGTATCTGCGCACTCGCGGACATGCCCAAGCCGCGGGTCGCGATCGCCGACAGCGATGTCCCGAACGCCTTCGCCACCGGCCGCAGCGAGAAGACCGCCCTGGTCTGCGCCACCACCGGGCTGCTGCGGCGCCTGGAACCGGAGGAGCTGGAGGGAGTCCTCGCGCACGAGCTGTCGCACGTCGCGCACCGCGATGTCGCGGTGATGACCATCGCGTCGTTCCTCGGCGTCCTCTCCGGCGTCATGGTGCGCGTCGCGCTCTACAGCGGACTGGGCCGCAGCCGTGACAGCAACACCGCCATCGCCGTGATCCTGGTGCCGGTGGTCAGCGCCGTCGTGTACGTGATCAGCTTCCTGCTCACCCGGCTGCTGTCCCGCTACCGCGAACTGTCCGCCGACCGCGCCGCCGCGATGCTCACCGGCCGCCCGTCCGCGCTCGCCGCCGCACTCACCAAGGTGACCGGCGAGATGGCGCGGATCCCGACCCGGGACCTGCGGAAGGCCGAGCCGTTCAACGCCTTCTGGTTCGCGCCCGCGTTCTCCTCCCGGGAGAGCCTGAGCCGGCTGTTCTCCTCGCACCCGACGCTCGAACAGCGCCTCGACCAGCTGGGCCGCATCTCGGCGCAGCTCGGTCGCCCCTGA
- a CDS encoding DNA repair ATPase → MSAGIDRDTYAVLRDRLTAQAGELARRTETLNQARIAEFGSGELTLTGTDRIRTERNGLPRDIVAIGADALLLGRHTTSLRQAETSVPDVFTLYDREMNPLPEGAVPGLLDDPEFVREFTALHRYFRGTRLLRLRRVEGRLLAVFRTGEQADDLRVLRWSVGPSGETRFLDAQGERDHVFPPSHDVDWVETTRDDQVLGRHPHISLDGRVFVSTVGGALTVKTKNDTEKAEGVYAEPVDEPLQSLADAEVAYASVGALLLMRVRPYKEETRRYLVFNTLAGTVVRLDGIGQACLRLPDDEGIVFPGGYCLASGTVKTFDTDAAGLAFERAVRSPNGEDILFVFHTQEGRRSLLLPYNLIRKEIATPVPCRGYALLDDGTMVVLRADDGEPGRVHPVQIWRTPYVADTHTAPQGEGPLARIGNADLVRGISDCLSIARRATELTPAGAVYASLVAACERAADIHHWLGDPETGDLHGPLAELRGTAAQVLGEFETVTTLTRQAAEALAESAQQITRLVRRIRGEAPATAEEWISRITELRQAQGHLVTLKEMRYADMDRIDALAEEVEADIASAAQRAVGFLQREDAFTGHHTEAERLASEAGALTTVAEAVSVGEAIDAYTLGLRTLSEIIAGLDIGDATVRTSILERIADVLGALNRARAVLASRRAELLDQEGRAEFAAEIALLGQAVAGALAASDTPERCDDQLGRLLLQLENLESRFSEHDGFLATIAEKRTEIYDAFTARKQSLQDTRARRAERLAESASRVLEAIARRASTLGDRDEVHTYFASDPMVARVRRTAAELRELGDQVRAEELDGRLGAARQEAGRALRDRTDLFSDGGDTIRLGRHHFAVTRQAPELTLVPYEDTLAFALTGTDYRSPVTDPEFAATRPYWERTLPSESPEVYRSEHLAARLLAEHGADGLAGADLAELARRAAEAAYDEGYERGVHDHDAALILEAVLGLSEDAGLLGYPGTARAAAQTFWAHSTTAEARAQWNHRAVALAQARDIFGSASAVDGLRRELADAIGDATAAEYLVDELASGPPGFALSDAARALLDKFRRTVGTAAYDDALAVLTEPGARRQLVEAWLTAYASASGERLDGGVLAEAVAVELCPGLDRYEVGAPTTAVVTGLLGTHRRVEGRTLELRLDDFLARTRAFAHQDVPAFRAYQRQRAELVATERARLRVNEYRPHVMSSFVRNRLVDEVYLPLIGDNLAKQLGAAGDTKRTDSHGLLLLLSPPGYGKTTLIEYVADRLGLLLVKVDGPALGQDTTSLDPAEAPDAAARRELEKIAFALAAGNNVLLYLDDIQHTSPEFLQKFIPLCDATRTLNGHDLRGKRFAVCMAGNPYTESGQVFRVPDMLANRADVWNLGDVLTGKEDAFALSFVENALTSHPVLASLAGRDRADLEILTRLAAGDPTARRDRLTHAYAPAELDGVLAVLRHLLTARATVLAVNEAYIASAAQSDDARTEPPFRLQGSYRNMNKIAARISPAMNDAELAAVIDDHYTAEAQTLTAEAEANLLKLAALRGTFTAAQAVRWGEVTAAYTRAQALGGSGDDPLARAVAALGLLADRITAVETAITRAADPRHLLARPSARHAARPTEGSE, encoded by the coding sequence ATGAGCGCCGGAATCGACCGGGACACCTACGCGGTGCTGCGCGACCGCCTCACGGCGCAGGCCGGCGAGCTGGCTCGACGCACCGAGACCCTCAACCAGGCCCGGATCGCGGAGTTCGGTTCGGGCGAGCTGACCCTCACGGGCACCGACCGCATCCGCACCGAACGCAACGGCCTGCCCCGGGACATCGTCGCCATCGGCGCCGACGCCCTGCTCCTCGGCCGCCACACGACCTCCCTGCGGCAGGCCGAGACCTCGGTCCCCGATGTCTTCACGCTGTACGACCGCGAGATGAACCCGCTGCCCGAGGGCGCGGTTCCCGGCCTCCTCGACGACCCGGAGTTCGTGCGGGAGTTCACGGCCCTGCACCGCTACTTCCGGGGCACGCGCCTGCTGCGGCTGCGCCGTGTGGAGGGCCGGCTGCTCGCGGTCTTCCGGACCGGGGAGCAGGCCGACGACCTGCGCGTCCTGCGCTGGTCCGTCGGCCCGTCGGGCGAGACTCGGTTCCTCGACGCCCAAGGTGAGCGCGACCACGTCTTCCCTCCCTCGCACGACGTCGACTGGGTGGAGACGACGCGCGACGACCAGGTACTGGGCCGGCACCCGCACATCTCGCTCGACGGCCGCGTCTTCGTCTCCACGGTCGGCGGGGCGCTGACGGTGAAGACGAAGAACGACACCGAGAAGGCGGAAGGCGTCTACGCCGAGCCGGTCGACGAGCCCCTGCAGTCCCTGGCCGACGCCGAGGTCGCGTACGCGAGCGTGGGCGCCCTGCTCCTCATGCGGGTCCGCCCGTACAAGGAGGAGACCCGGCGGTATCTCGTGTTCAACACCCTGGCGGGGACCGTGGTCAGGCTCGACGGCATCGGGCAGGCATGCCTGCGGCTGCCCGACGACGAGGGGATCGTGTTCCCCGGCGGGTACTGCCTGGCCTCCGGCACGGTGAAGACCTTCGACACGGACGCGGCCGGGCTGGCGTTCGAGCGGGCGGTCCGGTCACCCAACGGCGAGGACATCCTCTTCGTCTTCCACACCCAGGAGGGGCGCCGAAGCCTTCTCCTCCCGTACAACCTGATCCGCAAGGAGATCGCCACCCCCGTCCCCTGCCGCGGCTACGCGCTCCTCGACGACGGCACGATGGTCGTCCTGCGTGCGGACGACGGGGAACCCGGTCGGGTGCACCCGGTGCAGATCTGGCGGACACCGTACGTGGCCGACACCCACACGGCTCCCCAGGGCGAGGGGCCGCTGGCCCGCATCGGCAACGCGGACCTCGTCCGCGGCATCTCCGACTGCCTGTCGATCGCCCGCCGCGCCACCGAGCTGACGCCCGCCGGTGCGGTGTACGCGTCGCTGGTCGCCGCCTGCGAGCGTGCGGCCGACATCCACCACTGGCTGGGCGACCCGGAGACCGGAGATCTGCACGGCCCGCTGGCCGAGCTGCGGGGCACCGCCGCGCAGGTCCTCGGCGAGTTCGAGACCGTGACGACACTCACCCGGCAGGCGGCCGAGGCACTGGCGGAGTCCGCCCAGCAGATCACCCGGCTGGTACGGCGCATCCGCGGCGAAGCACCGGCCACGGCGGAGGAATGGATCTCCCGGATCACCGAACTCCGCCAGGCACAAGGCCACTTGGTGACCCTGAAGGAGATGCGCTACGCGGACATGGACCGCATCGACGCCCTCGCCGAGGAGGTCGAGGCCGACATCGCCTCGGCCGCGCAGCGGGCCGTCGGCTTCCTCCAACGCGAGGACGCCTTCACCGGCCACCATACGGAGGCCGAGCGGCTCGCCTCCGAGGCCGGGGCGCTGACCACCGTGGCTGAGGCAGTCTCAGTCGGCGAGGCGATCGACGCGTATACGCTCGGCCTGCGGACGCTCAGCGAGATCATCGCCGGCCTCGACATCGGCGACGCGACCGTCCGCACCTCCATCCTGGAGCGGATAGCCGATGTCCTGGGCGCGCTCAACCGCGCCCGTGCCGTCCTCGCCTCCCGCCGTGCCGAACTCCTCGACCAAGAGGGCCGGGCCGAGTTCGCGGCGGAGATCGCCCTGCTGGGCCAGGCCGTCGCCGGTGCTCTGGCGGCGTCGGACACCCCGGAGCGCTGCGACGACCAGCTCGGCCGCCTGCTGCTCCAACTGGAGAACCTGGAGTCCCGCTTCTCCGAGCACGACGGCTTCCTGGCCACCATCGCCGAGAAGCGGACGGAGATCTACGACGCCTTCACGGCACGCAAGCAGTCCCTCCAGGACACCCGCGCCCGCCGCGCGGAGCGCCTCGCCGAGTCGGCGAGCCGGGTACTGGAGGCGATCGCCCGGCGCGCCTCGACCCTCGGCGACCGCGACGAGGTGCACACGTACTTCGCCTCCGACCCGATGGTCGCCAGGGTCCGGCGGACCGCGGCGGAGCTGCGGGAACTCGGCGACCAGGTCCGGGCGGAGGAACTCGACGGCCGGCTCGGAGCAGCCCGCCAGGAGGCCGGCCGCGCACTGCGGGACCGTACCGACCTCTTCTCCGACGGCGGCGACACGATCCGCCTCGGCCGGCACCACTTCGCCGTCACCCGGCAGGCCCCCGAGCTGACGCTCGTACCGTACGAGGACACCCTCGCCTTCGCGCTGACGGGAACCGACTACCGCTCCCCCGTCACCGACCCCGAATTCGCCGCGACCCGACCGTACTGGGAGCGGACGCTGCCGTCCGAGTCTCCGGAGGTCTACCGCTCCGAGCACCTGGCCGCACGCCTCCTGGCCGAGCACGGCGCGGACGGCCTGGCCGGCGCGGACCTCGCCGAACTCGCACGGCGGGCGGCCGAGGCCGCCTACGACGAGGGCTACGAGCGCGGCGTTCACGACCACGACGCGGCGCTGATTCTGGAAGCGGTACTGGGGCTGAGCGAAGATGCCGGACTGCTGGGCTACCCAGGGACCGCGCGCGCGGCCGCCCAGACCTTCTGGGCCCATTCCACGACCGCCGAGGCCCGCGCCCAGTGGAACCACCGCGCGGTCGCACTGGCCCAGGCCCGTGACATCTTCGGCTCCGCCTCGGCCGTCGACGGACTCCGGCGGGAGCTGGCGGACGCGATCGGCGACGCGACGGCTGCCGAGTACCTCGTCGACGAACTCGCGTCCGGTCCGCCGGGCTTCGCCCTCTCGGACGCGGCGCGGGCCCTGCTGGACAAGTTCCGCCGCACCGTCGGCACCGCCGCGTACGACGACGCCCTCGCCGTCCTCACGGAGCCGGGCGCACGGCGGCAGCTCGTCGAGGCCTGGCTCACCGCCTACGCGTCGGCGTCCGGCGAGCGGCTCGACGGCGGCGTGCTCGCCGAGGCCGTCGCCGTCGAGCTGTGCCCTGGACTCGACCGCTACGAGGTGGGCGCCCCGACCACGGCAGTGGTCACGGGCCTCCTGGGCACCCACCGGCGCGTGGAGGGACGGACGCTGGAGCTCCGCCTCGACGACTTCCTGGCCAGGACACGGGCCTTCGCCCACCAGGACGTGCCCGCCTTCCGCGCCTACCAGCGACAGCGGGCGGAGCTCGTCGCCACCGAGCGCGCCCGGCTCCGCGTAAACGAGTACCGGCCCCACGTCATGTCCTCCTTCGTCCGCAACCGCCTCGTCGACGAGGTCTACCTTCCTTTGATCGGCGACAACCTCGCCAAACAGCTCGGCGCCGCCGGAGACACCAAGCGCACCGACTCCCACGGCCTGCTGCTGCTCCTGTCCCCGCCCGGCTACGGCAAGACCACACTGATCGAGTACGTCGCCGACCGACTCGGCCTGCTGCTCGTCAAAGTCGACGGGCCGGCCCTCGGACAGGACACGACCTCCCTCGACCCCGCCGAGGCGCCCGACGCCGCCGCCCGCCGGGAACTGGAGAAGATCGCCTTCGCCCTTGCGGCGGGCAACAACGTCCTGCTGTACCTGGACGACATCCAGCACACCTCTCCGGAGTTCCTGCAGAAGTTCATCCCGCTCTGCGACGCGACCCGCACCCTGAACGGCCACGACCTGCGTGGCAAGCGGTTCGCGGTCTGCATGGCCGGCAATCCCTACACCGAGTCAGGGCAGGTCTTCCGCGTGCCGGACATGCTCGCCAACCGGGCCGACGTGTGGAACCTCGGCGACGTGCTGACCGGCAAGGAGGACGCCTTCGCGCTGAGCTTCGTCGAGAACGCCCTCACCTCCCACCCGGTCCTCGCCTCGCTCGCCGGCCGCGACCGCGCCGACCTCGAGATCCTGACCCGGCTCGCGGCAGGCGACCCGACCGCACGACGCGACCGGCTCACCCACGCCTACGCCCCCGCCGAACTCGACGGCGTCCTCGCCGTCCTGCGCCACCTGCTGACCGCCCGCGCGACCGTCCTCGCGGTCAACGAGGCGTACATCGCCTCCGCCGCCCAGTCCGACGACGCCCGCACCGAACCACCCTTCCGGCTCCAGGGCTCGTACCGGAACATGAACAAGATCGCGGCCCGCATCTCACCCGCCATGAACGACGCCGAACTCGCCGCCGTCATCGACGACCACTACACCGCCGAAGCCCAGACCCTCACCGCCGAAGCGGAGGCCAACCTCCTCAAGCTCGCCGCGCTGCGCGGCACCTTCACGGCGGCGCAGGCCGTCCGCTGGGGCGAGGTGACCGCCGCGTACACGCGTGCCCAGGCGCTCGGCGGCTCCGGTGACGACCCGCTGGCCCGGGCGGTGGCCGCCCTCGGCCTGCTCGCCGACCGCATCACGGCCGTCGAGACGGCGATCACGCGAGCCGCGGATCCGCGACACCTGCTCGCCCGCCCGTCGGCACGGCACGCGGCCCGGCCGACCGAAGGATCCGAGTAG